The Pan paniscus chromosome 1, NHGRI_mPanPan1-v2.0_pri, whole genome shotgun sequence genome has a segment encoding these proteins:
- the ENSA gene encoding alpha-endosulfine isoform X2, with amino-acid sequence MSQKQEEENPAEETGEEKQDTQEKEGILPERAEEAKLKAKYPSLGQKPGGSDFLMKRLQKGQKYFDSGDYNMAKAKMKNKQLPSAGPDKNLVTGDHIPTPQDLPQRKSSLVTSKLAGGQVE; translated from the exons ATGTCCCAGAAACAAGAAGAAGAGAACCCTGCGGAGGAGACCGGCGAGGAGAAGCAG GACACGCAGGAGAAAGAAGGTATTCTCCCTGAGAGAGCTGAAGAGGCAAAGCTAAAGGCCAAATACCCAAGCCTAGGACAAAAGCCTGGAGGCTCCGACTTCCTCATGAAGAGACTCCAGAAAGGG CAAAAGTACTTTGACTCAGGAGACTACAACATGGCCAAAGCCAAGATGAAGAATAAGCAGCTGCCAAGTGCAGGACCAGACAAGAACCTGGTGACTGGTGATCACATCCCCACCCCACAGGATCTGCCCCAGAGAAAGTCCTCGCTCGTCACCAGCAAGCTTGCGGG TGGCCAAGTTGAATGA
- the ENSA gene encoding alpha-endosulfine isoform X1, with amino-acid sequence MDVGRVVGKTVNGKGMAGGLGCDVCYWFVEDTQEKEGILPERAEEAKLKAKYPSLGQKPGGSDFLMKRLQKGQKYFDSGDYNMAKAKMKNKQLPSAGPDKNLVTGDHIPTPQDLPQRKSSLVTSKLAGGQVE; translated from the exons ATGGACGTGGGGCGGGTGGTTGGAAAGACGGTGAATGGAAAGGGGATGGCTGGTGGTCTTGGGTGTGATGTGTGTTATTGGTTTGTAGAG GACACGCAGGAGAAAGAAGGTATTCTCCCTGAGAGAGCTGAAGAGGCAAAGCTAAAGGCCAAATACCCAAGCCTAGGACAAAAGCCTGGAGGCTCCGACTTCCTCATGAAGAGACTCCAGAAAGGG CAAAAGTACTTTGACTCAGGAGACTACAACATGGCCAAAGCCAAGATGAAGAATAAGCAGCTGCCAAGTGCAGGACCAGACAAGAACCTGGTGACTGGTGATCACATCCCCACCCCACAGGATCTGCCCCAGAGAAAGTCCTCGCTCGTCACCAGCAAGCTTGCGGG TGGCCAAGTTGAATGA